From one Streptomyces spiramyceticus genomic stretch:
- a CDS encoding TerD family protein, with translation MTVNMTKGQAISLQKSDGGTLTAVRMGLGWQAAPRRGLFGSRTREVDLDASAVLFADKQPVDVVFFRHLVSDDGSVKHTGDNLVGGAGQGGDDESILVDLQRVPVHIDQIVFTVNSFTGQTFQEVQNAFCRIVDETNGQEMARYTLDGGGQYTAQIMAKVHRSGTGWQMTALGNPANGRTFQDLMPSILPHL, from the coding sequence GTGACGGTCAACATGACCAAGGGTCAGGCCATCAGCCTGCAGAAGAGCGACGGGGGAACCCTGACCGCTGTGCGCATGGGGCTGGGCTGGCAGGCGGCGCCTCGTCGCGGTCTGTTCGGCTCGCGCACACGAGAAGTAGACCTCGACGCGTCGGCGGTGCTTTTCGCGGACAAGCAGCCGGTCGACGTCGTCTTCTTCCGCCACCTCGTCAGCGACGACGGCTCGGTCAAGCACACCGGCGACAACCTGGTCGGCGGAGCCGGTCAGGGCGGCGACGACGAGTCGATCCTCGTCGACCTCCAGCGCGTGCCGGTCCACATCGACCAGATCGTCTTCACGGTGAACTCCTTCACCGGCCAGACGTTCCAGGAAGTGCAGAACGCGTTCTGCCGCATCGTCGACGAGACCAACGGCCAGGAAATGGCCCGCTACACGCTCGACGGCGGCGGCCAGTACACCGCCCAGATCATGGCCAAGGTGCACAGGTCCGGTACCGGCTGGCAGATGACAGCCCTTGGAAACCCGGCCAACGGCCGCACCTTCCAGGACCTGATGCCGTCGATCCTGCCGCACCTCTAG
- the uvrB gene encoding excinuclease ABC subunit UvrB: MRPVSKIERTVAPFEVVSSYQPSGDQPAAIAELERRIRAGEKDVVLLGATGTGKSATTAWMIEKLQRPTLVMAPNKTLAAQLANEFRELLPNNAVEYFVSYYDYYQPEAYVPQSDTYIEKDSSINEEVERLRHSATNSLLTRRDVIVVASVSCIYGLGTPQEYVDRMVSLKVGEEIDRDQLLRRFVDIQYTRNDVAFARGTFRVRGDTIEIFPVYEELAVRIEMFGDEIEALSTLHPLTGEIISEDEQLYVFPASHYVAGPERMEKAVRGIEKELEERLAELEKQGKMLEAQRLRMRTTYDLEMMRQIGSCSGIENYSMHMDDREPGTAPHTLIDYFPEDFLLVIDESHVTVPQIGAMYEGDASRKRTLVEHGFRLPSAMDNRPLKWEEFQQRVGQAVYLSATPGTYELSRSDGFVEQIIRPTGLIDPEVVIKSTEGQIDDLVHEIRKRTEKDERVLVTTLTKKMAEDLTEYFLELGIQVRYLHSDVDTLRRVELLRELRAGEYDVLVGINLLREGLDLPEVSLVAILDADKEGFLRSGTSLIQTIGRAARNVSGQVHMYADKVTAAMEKAIEETNRRREKQIAYNTKHGIDPQPLRKKINDIVATIAREQVDTEQLLGSGYRQSKDGKGAKAPVPVLGAKAVKGGKAGKKGETLTDRPAAELAVLIEEMTERMRGAAAELQFEVAARLRDEVGELKKELRQMREAGQA, from the coding sequence ATGCGGCCCGTTTCCAAGATCGAACGTACGGTGGCGCCCTTCGAGGTCGTCAGTTCCTACCAGCCCAGCGGTGACCAGCCGGCGGCCATCGCCGAGCTGGAGCGGCGCATTCGCGCAGGTGAGAAGGATGTCGTCCTGCTCGGTGCGACCGGGACCGGCAAGTCGGCGACCACCGCCTGGATGATCGAGAAGCTCCAGCGCCCCACGCTCGTCATGGCGCCGAACAAGACCCTCGCAGCCCAGCTGGCGAACGAGTTCCGCGAGCTCCTGCCCAACAACGCCGTCGAGTACTTCGTCTCGTACTACGACTACTACCAGCCAGAGGCGTACGTCCCGCAGTCGGACACGTACATCGAAAAGGACTCCTCGATCAACGAGGAGGTCGAGCGGCTGCGCCACTCCGCGACGAACTCGCTGCTCACCCGCCGCGATGTCATCGTGGTCGCCTCCGTCTCCTGCATCTACGGCCTCGGTACGCCGCAGGAGTACGTCGACCGCATGGTGTCGCTCAAGGTCGGTGAGGAGATCGACCGGGACCAGCTGCTGCGCCGCTTCGTCGACATCCAGTACACCCGCAACGACGTGGCCTTCGCGCGCGGCACCTTCCGGGTCCGCGGTGACACCATCGAGATCTTTCCGGTCTACGAGGAACTGGCCGTCCGCATCGAAATGTTCGGCGACGAGATCGAGGCACTCTCCACGCTCCACCCGCTCACCGGCGAGATCATCAGCGAGGACGAGCAGCTGTACGTCTTCCCGGCCAGCCACTACGTCGCCGGGCCCGAGCGCATGGAGAAGGCCGTCCGGGGCATCGAGAAGGAGCTGGAGGAGCGGCTCGCCGAGCTGGAGAAGCAGGGCAAGATGCTGGAGGCCCAGCGCCTGCGCATGCGCACCACGTACGACCTGGAGATGATGCGCCAGATCGGCAGCTGCTCCGGCATCGAGAACTACTCGATGCACATGGACGACCGCGAGCCCGGCACCGCGCCGCACACCCTCATCGACTACTTCCCCGAGGACTTCCTGCTCGTCATCGACGAGTCGCACGTAACCGTGCCCCAGATCGGCGCCATGTACGAGGGTGACGCGTCCCGCAAGCGCACCCTGGTCGAGCATGGCTTCCGGCTGCCGTCCGCGATGGACAACCGCCCGCTGAAGTGGGAGGAGTTCCAGCAGCGCGTCGGCCAGGCGGTCTATCTCTCCGCGACCCCCGGGACGTACGAACTCTCCCGCTCCGACGGCTTCGTCGAACAGATCATCCGCCCCACCGGCCTCATCGACCCCGAAGTCGTCATCAAGTCCACCGAGGGCCAGATCGACGACCTGGTGCACGAGATCAGGAAGCGCACCGAGAAGGACGAGCGGGTCCTGGTCACCACGCTCACCAAGAAGATGGCCGAGGACCTCACCGAGTACTTCCTCGAACTGGGCATCCAGGTCCGCTATCTGCACAGTGACGTCGACACGCTGCGCCGCGTCGAGCTGCTGCGCGAACTGCGCGCCGGTGAGTACGACGTCCTGGTCGGCATCAACCTGCTGCGCGAAGGCCTCGACCTGCCCGAGGTGTCGCTGGTGGCGATCCTCGACGCCGACAAGGAAGGCTTCCTGCGCTCCGGCACCTCCCTGATCCAGACCATCGGCCGCGCGGCGCGCAATGTCTCCGGCCAGGTCCACATGTACGCCGACAAGGTCACGGCGGCGATGGAGAAGGCCATCGAGGAGACCAACAGGCGCCGGGAGAAGCAGATCGCGTACAACACCAAGCACGGGATCGACCCGCAGCCGCTGCGCAAGAAGATCAACGACATCGTCGCCACGATCGCCCGCGAGCAGGTCGACACCGAGCAGCTCCTGGGCTCCGGCTACCGGCAGTCGAAGGACGGCAAGGGCGCCAAGGCCCCGGTGCCGGTGCTCGGCGCCAAGGCGGTCAAGGGAGGCAAGGCGGGCAAGAAGGGCGAGACGCTCACCGACCGCCCCGCCGCCGAACTGGCCGTGCTCATTGAGGAGATGACCGAGCGGATGCGGGGCGCGGCCGCGGAGCTGCAGTTCGAGGTGGCAGCGAGACTGCGTGACGAGGTCGGCGAGCTCAAGAAGGAGCTGCGGCAGATGAGGGAGGCGGGGCAGGCCTGA
- a CDS encoding TerD family protein yields the protein MTAELVRGQNHPLPQARLEIRVSAGKPIVAGATLGDEQGTVRGTEWVAHPGSPNLPGLEVSKQAAADHRLAVDLGALPDSVHRVSVLLALPVGVGGPARFGALAAPFVSVTGLDGSEVASYTVTGLDRESAVVALELYRRQGIWKVRAVGQGYAGGLAEMLGDQGLPQAHELAAAIQDAVSSGMARSVAAPPPRTPDDERTRRTASRTTGAQDRTAGGSTGRDAQSATTHSSSPVSGAPNTPEPPNAPEDTAPQASVGPIDYAHPRRQTTAPPPPPPTASPAPPGQAPQPVAGDATGWSMEERLYNQVWGMFEDLARTTAAYRSAVDFAESRLEQELDKVLSDPRSRIGTAGDTAREAARAKHDQLVDQARTVLERDLAQLVAEAEVVEPALPPAFAAWSNPAWHGYRVPMEIPMALRVGDLHLPESPDLRIPMLVRLPLERGLWIDSGRSGSEAALMMESDQLRSAAMDTAVAHAARLLAAYPAGEFTVHVIDPAGSGALALAPLTESGVLAAPPAAGVQGVTAVLAKLTERVDLVQMAVRGGAADALPPDLDTAEQLLIVNDFPHGFDDRAVTQLRYLADEGPSVGVHLMMVADREDASAYGPVLDPLWRALLRVTPVPDDHLADPWVGHAWTYEPQLPPTGSQVVRQVLAQVAAARRSLGR from the coding sequence ATGACGGCCGAGCTGGTCCGGGGGCAGAACCACCCGCTGCCCCAGGCCCGTTTGGAGATCAGGGTGTCGGCCGGCAAGCCGATCGTGGCCGGTGCCACGCTCGGCGACGAGCAGGGCACCGTACGCGGCACGGAGTGGGTCGCCCACCCCGGCTCGCCGAACCTCCCCGGGCTCGAAGTGTCCAAGCAGGCCGCCGCCGATCACCGGCTCGCCGTGGATCTCGGGGCCCTGCCCGACTCCGTGCACCGGGTGAGCGTCCTGCTTGCCCTCCCCGTGGGCGTAGGCGGCCCGGCCCGTTTCGGCGCTCTCGCCGCCCCCTTCGTCTCCGTCACCGGACTCGACGGCTCCGAGGTCGCCAGCTACACCGTTACCGGGCTCGATCGCGAGTCCGCGGTCGTCGCACTGGAGCTCTACCGCCGCCAGGGCATCTGGAAGGTGCGCGCCGTCGGCCAGGGTTACGCGGGCGGGCTCGCCGAGATGCTCGGCGACCAGGGCCTCCCGCAGGCACACGAGCTCGCGGCCGCCATCCAGGACGCCGTCAGCAGCGGCATGGCCCGCTCCGTCGCGGCGCCACCGCCCCGTACCCCGGACGACGAGCGGACGCGGCGTACGGCATCCAGGACGACCGGCGCCCAGGACCGGACGGCCGGCGGATCCACCGGGCGGGACGCCCAGTCCGCCACCACCCATTCGTCTTCGCCCGTGTCAGGAGCGCCGAACACCCCGGAACCTCCGAACGCCCCCGAAGACACCGCTCCGCAGGCCTCCGTGGGCCCCATCGACTACGCCCACCCGCGCCGCCAAACGACTGCACCCCCGCCGCCGCCCCCCACCGCGTCACCCGCCCCGCCGGGGCAGGCCCCGCAGCCTGTCGCGGGCGACGCGACCGGCTGGTCCATGGAAGAGCGCCTGTACAACCAGGTGTGGGGCATGTTCGAGGACCTGGCCCGCACCACCGCGGCGTACCGCAGCGCGGTGGACTTCGCCGAATCCCGCCTGGAGCAGGAGCTCGACAAGGTCCTCTCCGACCCGCGCAGCCGGATCGGCACCGCGGGCGACACCGCCCGCGAGGCGGCCCGCGCCAAGCACGACCAGCTCGTCGACCAGGCCCGCACGGTCCTGGAGCGGGACCTGGCCCAGCTCGTCGCCGAGGCCGAGGTCGTCGAGCCCGCCCTGCCGCCGGCCTTCGCCGCCTGGAGCAACCCGGCATGGCACGGCTACCGGGTCCCCATGGAGATTCCGATGGCGCTGCGCGTCGGCGATCTGCATCTGCCCGAGAGCCCCGACCTGCGCATCCCCATGCTGGTGAGGCTGCCGCTGGAGCGCGGACTGTGGATCGACAGCGGCCGGTCCGGATCCGAGGCCGCCCTGATGATGGAGTCCGACCAGCTGCGCAGCGCCGCCATGGACACCGCCGTCGCGCACGCCGCGCGCCTTCTGGCGGCCTACCCGGCGGGCGAGTTCACGGTCCACGTCATCGACCCGGCGGGCTCGGGCGCGCTCGCGCTGGCCCCGCTGACCGAGTCCGGGGTGCTGGCTGCGCCGCCCGCGGCCGGCGTGCAGGGCGTGACCGCCGTGCTGGCCAAACTGACGGAGCGGGTGGACCTCGTCCAGATGGCCGTCCGGGGCGGCGCCGCAGACGCGCTTCCGCCCGACCTGGACACGGCCGAGCAGCTCCTGATCGTCAACGACTTCCCGCACGGCTTCGACGACCGCGCGGTCACCCAGCTGCGCTACCTGGCGGACGAGGGCCCGTCCGTGGGCGTGCATCTCATGATGGTCGCCGACCGCGAGGACGCGAGCGCTTACGGACCGGTCCTCGACCCACTGTGGCGCGCGCTCCTCCGTGTGACCCCGGTGCCCGACGACCACCTGGCCGACCCATGGGTCGGCCACGCGTGGACGTACGAGCCGCAACTGCCGCCGACGGGCAGCCAGGTGGTGCGTCAGGTGCTCGCACAGGTGGCTGCGGCGAGGCGCTCACTGGGACGCTGA
- a CDS encoding TerC/Alx family metal homeostasis membrane protein — MDVSLTLWVLTILGLAALIAVDFLIGRKPHDVSIKEAGTWTVVWIVLAALFGLGLLIFGTAQASGEFFAGFITEKSLSVDNLFVFVLIMAKFSVPSHLQQRVLLVGVLIALVLRAIFIAAGAAVIANFSWIFYIFGAFLIYTAWKLIQEARAEEEEEAFEENRLLKSIENRFGVADKYYDTKLFIQRNGKRVLTPLMVVMLAIGTTDVLFALDSIPAIFGLTQDPYIVFTANAFALMGLRQLYFLIGGLLKKLVHLSYGLSVILGFIGVKLVLHALHESGVHVPEISIPFSLAVICGVLIVTTITSLIANKKTEQREAAEAADAAEAADKTADKESVES; from the coding sequence GTGGACGTTTCTTTGACCCTTTGGGTGCTGACCATTCTTGGTCTGGCCGCCCTGATCGCTGTCGACTTCCTCATCGGGCGCAAGCCCCATGACGTGTCGATCAAGGAAGCCGGAACGTGGACGGTCGTGTGGATCGTCCTGGCCGCGCTCTTCGGGCTCGGTCTGCTGATATTCGGCACCGCCCAGGCATCCGGCGAGTTCTTCGCGGGCTTCATCACCGAGAAATCGCTCAGCGTCGACAACCTCTTCGTCTTCGTGCTGATCATGGCGAAGTTCTCGGTGCCGTCCCACCTCCAGCAGCGAGTCCTGCTCGTCGGCGTGCTGATTGCCCTGGTCCTGCGGGCGATATTCATCGCGGCAGGCGCGGCGGTCATCGCCAACTTCTCGTGGATCTTCTACATCTTCGGTGCATTCCTGATCTACACCGCCTGGAAGCTCATCCAGGAGGCCCGTGCCGAGGAGGAGGAAGAGGCGTTCGAGGAGAACCGCCTCCTCAAGTCGATCGAGAACCGCTTCGGCGTCGCCGACAAGTACTACGACACCAAGCTCTTCATCCAGCGGAACGGCAAGCGCGTCCTGACGCCCCTCATGGTCGTCATGCTCGCCATCGGCACTACCGATGTGCTCTTCGCGCTGGACTCGATCCCCGCGATCTTCGGCCTGACGCAGGACCCGTACATCGTGTTCACCGCCAACGCCTTTGCCCTCATGGGGCTGCGTCAGCTGTACTTCCTCATTGGCGGACTGCTCAAGAAGCTGGTCCACCTGAGTTACGGCCTGTCGGTCATCCTGGGCTTCATCGGCGTGAAGCTGGTGCTCCACGCGCTGCACGAGTCCGGGGTGCACGTCCCCGAGATCTCCATCCCCTTCTCGCTGGCAGTCATCTGCGGCGTGCTGATCGTCACCACGATCACCAGCCTCATCGCCAACAAGAAGACGGAACAGCGCGAGGCGGCCGAGGCAGCCGACGCGGCGGAGGCGGCTGACAAGACCGCCGACAAGGAGAGCGTCGAGTCCTGA